In one window of Trachemys scripta elegans isolate TJP31775 chromosome 5, CAS_Tse_1.0, whole genome shotgun sequence DNA:
- the NUDT9 gene encoding ADP-ribose pyrophosphatase, mitochondrial isoform X2 yields the protein MARWCLARTVTVVSLTVTLSAVGVRYPSCRLPHPLLHPFRELAYSMLSCYNPNENVQNKAHTSPYPGSKVERSKVPTDKVGWLVEWEDYKPVEYTAASVLAGPTWADPQISAKNFSPKFNEKDGQVERRSLSGLYEVENGRPRNPSGRTGLVGRGLLGRWGPNHAADPIITRWKRDSSGNKIAHPISGKNILQFVAIKRKDCGEWAIPGGMVDPGEKISATLKREFSEEALNCLQKSRAEKEEMEKQMNTLFNQEHFVVYKGYVDDPRNTDNAWIETEAVNYHDEPGETMDNLLLEAGDDAGKVKWVDISEKLKLYANHGDFIKLVAEKWGAHWNEDPVPGYHK from the exons ATGGCAAGGTGGTGTCTGGCCCGGACTGTTACTGTGGTGTCCCTCACTGTAACTCTGTCTGCTGTTGGTGTCAGGTACCCTAGCTGCCGACTCCCTcaccccctgctccatcccttcaGAGAGCTTGCCTACAG CATGCTGAGCTGTTACAATCCAAATGAAAATGTCCAGAACAAAGCTCACACATCCCCATATCCAGGGTCAAAGGTTGAGCGCAGCAAAGTACCTACTGATAAAGTGGGCTGGCTAGTTGAGTGGGAGGATTACAAGCCTGTGGAATACACTGCAGCCTCTGTCTTGGCTGGACCCACGTGGGCAGATCCGCAAATCAG TGCCAAAAACTTTTCTCCCAAATTCAATGAGAAGGATGGACAAGTGGAGAGGAGGAGTCTGAGTGGCTTGTATGAGGTTGAAAATGGAAGGCCCAG AAATCCGTCTGGCAGGACGGGATTGGTGGGTCGAGGATTATTAGGGCGCTGGGGACCAAACCATGCTGCAGATCCTATAATAACTAG GTGGAAGAGAGATAGCAGTGGCAATAAAATAGCTCACCCAATCTCTGGCAAGAACATTTTACAGTTTGTAGCAATCAAGAGGAAAGACTGTGGGGAATGGGCCATCCCAGGG ggtATGGTAGATCCAGGAGAGAAGATAAGTGCCACACTGAAACGAGAATTTAGTGAGGAGGCCTTAAACTGCTTACAGAAATCCAGAGCAGAGAAGGAAGAGATggagaagcaaatgaatacactCTTCAACCAGGAACATTTTGTG GTGTATAAGGGATATGTGGATGATCCTCGTAATACAGACAATGCCTGGATAGAGACAGAAGCTGTGAACTACCATGACGAACCTG GTGAGACAATGGATAACTTGCTTCTGGAAGCAGGAGATGATGCTGGGAAAGTGAAATGGGTTGACATCAGTGAGAAACTCAAGTTATATGCAAATCATGGTGACTTCATCAAACTTGTAGCTGAGAAATGGGGAGCACACTGGAATGAAGACCCTGTTCCTGGCTACCATAAATGA
- the NUDT9 gene encoding ADP-ribose pyrophosphatase, mitochondrial isoform X3 produces the protein MLSCYNPNENVQNKAHTSPYPGSKVERSKVPTDKVGWLVEWEDYKPVEYTAASVLAGPTWADPQISAKNFSPKFNEKDGQVERRSLSGLYEVENGRPRNPSGRTGLVGRGLLGRWGPNHAADPIITRWKRDSSGNKIAHPISGKNILQFVAIKRKDCGEWAIPGGMVDPGEKISATLKREFSEEALNCLQKSRAEKEEMEKQMNTLFNQEHFVVYKGYVDDPRNTDNAWIETEAVNYHDEPGETMDNLLLEAGDDAGKVKWVDISEKLKLYANHGDFIKLVAEKWGAHWNEDPVPGYHK, from the exons ATGCTGAGCTGTTACAATCCAAATGAAAATGTCCAGAACAAAGCTCACACATCCCCATATCCAGGGTCAAAGGTTGAGCGCAGCAAAGTACCTACTGATAAAGTGGGCTGGCTAGTTGAGTGGGAGGATTACAAGCCTGTGGAATACACTGCAGCCTCTGTCTTGGCTGGACCCACGTGGGCAGATCCGCAAATCAG TGCCAAAAACTTTTCTCCCAAATTCAATGAGAAGGATGGACAAGTGGAGAGGAGGAGTCTGAGTGGCTTGTATGAGGTTGAAAATGGAAGGCCCAG AAATCCGTCTGGCAGGACGGGATTGGTGGGTCGAGGATTATTAGGGCGCTGGGGACCAAACCATGCTGCAGATCCTATAATAACTAG GTGGAAGAGAGATAGCAGTGGCAATAAAATAGCTCACCCAATCTCTGGCAAGAACATTTTACAGTTTGTAGCAATCAAGAGGAAAGACTGTGGGGAATGGGCCATCCCAGGG ggtATGGTAGATCCAGGAGAGAAGATAAGTGCCACACTGAAACGAGAATTTAGTGAGGAGGCCTTAAACTGCTTACAGAAATCCAGAGCAGAGAAGGAAGAGATggagaagcaaatgaatacactCTTCAACCAGGAACATTTTGTG GTGTATAAGGGATATGTGGATGATCCTCGTAATACAGACAATGCCTGGATAGAGACAGAAGCTGTGAACTACCATGACGAACCTG GTGAGACAATGGATAACTTGCTTCTGGAAGCAGGAGATGATGCTGGGAAAGTGAAATGGGTTGACATCAGTGAGAAACTCAAGTTATATGCAAATCATGGTGACTTCATCAAACTTGTAGCTGAGAAATGGGGAGCACACTGGAATGAAGACCCTGTTCCTGGCTACCATAAATGA
- the NUDT9 gene encoding ADP-ribose pyrophosphatase, mitochondrial isoform X1 translates to MARWCLARTVTVVSLTVTLSAVGVRYPSCRLPHPLLHPFRELAYSSVPVHWFHFYPVSMLSCYNPNENVQNKAHTSPYPGSKVERSKVPTDKVGWLVEWEDYKPVEYTAASVLAGPTWADPQISAKNFSPKFNEKDGQVERRSLSGLYEVENGRPRNPSGRTGLVGRGLLGRWGPNHAADPIITRWKRDSSGNKIAHPISGKNILQFVAIKRKDCGEWAIPGGMVDPGEKISATLKREFSEEALNCLQKSRAEKEEMEKQMNTLFNQEHFVVYKGYVDDPRNTDNAWIETEAVNYHDEPGETMDNLLLEAGDDAGKVKWVDISEKLKLYANHGDFIKLVAEKWGAHWNEDPVPGYHK, encoded by the exons ATGGCAAGGTGGTGTCTGGCCCGGACTGTTACTGTGGTGTCCCTCACTGTAACTCTGTCTGCTGTTGGTGTCAGGTACCCTAGCTGCCGACTCCCTcaccccctgctccatcccttcaGAGAGCTTGCCTACAG CTCAGTTCCAGTACATTGGTTTCATTTTTACCCTGTCAGCATGCTGAGCTGTTACAATCCAAATGAAAATGTCCAGAACAAAGCTCACACATCCCCATATCCAGGGTCAAAGGTTGAGCGCAGCAAAGTACCTACTGATAAAGTGGGCTGGCTAGTTGAGTGGGAGGATTACAAGCCTGTGGAATACACTGCAGCCTCTGTCTTGGCTGGACCCACGTGGGCAGATCCGCAAATCAG TGCCAAAAACTTTTCTCCCAAATTCAATGAGAAGGATGGACAAGTGGAGAGGAGGAGTCTGAGTGGCTTGTATGAGGTTGAAAATGGAAGGCCCAG AAATCCGTCTGGCAGGACGGGATTGGTGGGTCGAGGATTATTAGGGCGCTGGGGACCAAACCATGCTGCAGATCCTATAATAACTAG GTGGAAGAGAGATAGCAGTGGCAATAAAATAGCTCACCCAATCTCTGGCAAGAACATTTTACAGTTTGTAGCAATCAAGAGGAAAGACTGTGGGGAATGGGCCATCCCAGGG ggtATGGTAGATCCAGGAGAGAAGATAAGTGCCACACTGAAACGAGAATTTAGTGAGGAGGCCTTAAACTGCTTACAGAAATCCAGAGCAGAGAAGGAAGAGATggagaagcaaatgaatacactCTTCAACCAGGAACATTTTGTG GTGTATAAGGGATATGTGGATGATCCTCGTAATACAGACAATGCCTGGATAGAGACAGAAGCTGTGAACTACCATGACGAACCTG GTGAGACAATGGATAACTTGCTTCTGGAAGCAGGAGATGATGCTGGGAAAGTGAAATGGGTTGACATCAGTGAGAAACTCAAGTTATATGCAAATCATGGTGACTTCATCAAACTTGTAGCTGAGAAATGGGGAGCACACTGGAATGAAGACCCTGTTCCTGGCTACCATAAATGA
- the LOC117878496 gene encoding 17-beta-hydroxysteroid dehydrogenase 13-like, whose product MNLFMELLLLLPIIIYSYIEAFVKLFIPVKRKSVSGELVLITGAGHGIGRETAYEFANRQSRLVLWDINKHGIEETAAECRRLGATAHAFVVDCSKKEEIYSAAEKVKKDIGDVTILVNNAGVITTADLLSTQDHQIQKMFEVNILAHYWTTKAFLPAMLNNNHGHIVTVASAAGHLAASFMVTYSSSKFAAVGFHKALTQELSALGKDGIKTSCLCPVFTHTGFVKNPSIRFMKVLEPEKVANKLLEGILTNQKMIFVPSFLKIHLILEKILPEHALAAVYKLQNIQFDAVVGYRNRVISD is encoded by the exons ATGAATCTCTTTATGGAGCTTTTGTTGCTTTTACCTATAATAATTTACTCCTACATAGAGGCTTTTGTGAAGCTTTTCATTCCTGTGAAGAGGAAGTCTGTCAGTGGAGAGCTTGTTCTCATTACCGGTGCTGGTCATGGAATTGGGAGAGAAACAGCCTATGAATTTGCCAATCGACAAAGCAGATTGGTTCTATGGGACATCAATAAG CATGGCATTGAGGAAACAGCTGCAGAGTGCAGAAGGCTGGGGGCCACAGCTCATGCTTTTGTGGTGGACTGCAGTAAAAAGGAGGAAATCTACAGTGCTGCAGAGAAG gtgaaaaaagACATTGGAGATGTTACCATCTTGGTAAATAATGCAGGAGTGATTACAACTGCCGATCTGCTCTCAACTCAGGACCATCAGATACAAAAAATGTTCGAGGTCAACATTCTCGCTCATTACTGG ACTACAAAAGCATTTCTGCCAGCAATGCTGAACAACAACCATGGCCATATTGTCACTGTTGCTTCAGCAGCTGGTCATTTGGCAGCTTCTTTCATGGTGACTTACAG TTCAAGCAAGTTTGCTGCAGTTGGATTTCATAAAGCCCTAACACAAGAACTTTCTGCACTGGGAAAGGATGGAATAAAAACATCATGCCTTTGTCCTGTTTTTACACATACTGGATTTGTCAAAAATCCAAGTATAAG ATTCATGAAAGTTTTGGAGCCAGAGAAGGTGGCAAATAAACTGCTAGAGGGGATATTGACCAACCAGAAAATGATTTTTGTTCCATCATTTCTGAAGATACATCTAATATTGGAAAA GATTCTTCCAGAGCATGCCTTGGCAGCAGTGTACAAGCTGCAGAATATTCAATTTGATGCAGTTGTTGGATACAGAAACAGGGTCATAAGTGATTAG